One window of Desulfovibrio sp. genomic DNA carries:
- a CDS encoding antibiotic biosynthesis monooxygenase, protein MIAREWRCHCPIRHRIGFLEHLDATGVSECRSLPGFLGYQILERDLGPELEITLVTYWRSVEDIVAFAGQDITRARLYPDDAHFEITPDQEVRHYSVLAQETPES, encoded by the coding sequence ATGATTGCTCGCGAGTGGCGCTGTCACTGCCCAATACGCCACAGAATCGGCTTTCTTGAACATCTGGACGCCACTGGCGTAAGCGAATGCCGCTCTCTCCCTGGATTTCTGGGATACCAGATACTGGAGCGAGATCTGGGGCCGGAACTGGAGATCACACTGGTGACGTACTGGCGGTCCGTCGAAGACATTGTCGCCTTTGCCGGACAGGATATCACCAGAGCCAGGCTCTATCCGGACGACGCACATTTTGAGATCACACCGGACCAGGAGGTCAGGCACTACTCCGTGCTTGCCCAGGAAACTCCAGAATCCTGA
- a CDS encoding DUF3365 domain-containing protein: MSIKWKIFLIAIAGPVVLAVVMFFQEVSYISSAVVDGEIHEARSICVLAEAARNEMSKKLELGVIRPFDQIPKANLIEAVPVITAINMAQSNATKLGYQFRVPKEFPRNPKNEPTELERKVLKELEAKNLEEMVIRESDQIRYFRAIRLTKECLYCHGDPKGEKDPLGGTKEGWKVGEVHGAFEIISSLDAAKKETFNAAIWASVTIAGVLCVLLLAAWWVISNGILRPLTNIQDFAGSVAKGDLEAQPKGTFTAELLVLKDSIASMVGKLREKMAEAVSKSKEAEEQKKAAEAAMNEAQAQEARVSGLLTKMSHVAGDSAEIARQVALASEALSAQVEEVNRGAEIQNQRTEETATSMEEMNATVLEVAKNSSNAAESAEAARREAQKGSDIVAQSVAAIKQVYEQAHQLKAQMTALGKQADDINRILDVISDIADQTNLLALNAAIEAARAGEAGRGFAVVADEVRKLAEKTMNATKEVGEVIGSIQTGARENIKSVEAASTSIDQATELANQSGEALTHIVELVVNTSDQVRSIATAAEEQSAASEEINRAVDDIRRVTSETSDGMNHSAKAVSDLAVLAQQLQKLIDEMNKS, translated from the coding sequence ATGAGCATCAAGTGGAAAATCTTTCTCATCGCCATAGCCGGCCCGGTTGTGCTTGCCGTTGTCATGTTTTTCCAGGAAGTCAGCTACATTTCTTCCGCCGTGGTGGATGGCGAGATTCACGAAGCGCGGTCCATATGCGTCTTGGCGGAAGCCGCCCGCAACGAGATGTCAAAAAAGCTTGAGCTCGGGGTCATCCGCCCCTTCGATCAAATTCCCAAGGCCAACCTTATCGAGGCCGTTCCAGTTATCACGGCCATCAACATGGCCCAGTCCAACGCGACAAAACTGGGATACCAGTTCAGGGTGCCCAAGGAATTTCCTCGCAACCCCAAGAACGAGCCCACTGAGTTGGAAAGGAAGGTATTAAAGGAACTGGAAGCGAAGAACCTCGAGGAAATGGTCATCCGTGAGTCTGATCAAATCCGCTATTTCCGGGCCATCCGGCTGACCAAGGAATGCCTCTACTGCCACGGCGACCCGAAGGGAGAGAAGGATCCTTTGGGCGGCACAAAGGAGGGCTGGAAGGTCGGCGAAGTGCATGGAGCATTCGAGATTATTTCTTCTTTGGACGCGGCAAAGAAGGAGACCTTCAACGCAGCCATTTGGGCGAGCGTCACCATTGCCGGTGTCCTTTGCGTCCTTCTCTTGGCAGCTTGGTGGGTCATCAGTAATGGGATCCTCCGCCCCCTCACCAATATTCAAGATTTTGCGGGTTCAGTGGCCAAGGGCGATTTGGAAGCACAGCCCAAGGGGACCTTCACGGCTGAGTTGCTCGTATTGAAGGATTCCATCGCTTCCATGGTGGGCAAACTCCGGGAAAAGATGGCCGAGGCGGTAAGCAAGTCCAAGGAAGCTGAAGAACAGAAAAAAGCCGCCGAAGCGGCAATGAACGAAGCGCAAGCCCAGGAGGCAAGGGTATCCGGGCTGCTCACCAAGATGTCCCACGTTGCAGGGGATTCCGCTGAAATCGCCCGCCAGGTGGCGCTTGCTTCCGAGGCCCTCTCCGCCCAGGTTGAGGAAGTCAACCGGGGTGCTGAAATCCAAAACCAGCGCACTGAAGAGACCGCGACCTCCATGGAGGAGATGAACGCCACGGTGCTTGAGGTTGCCAAGAATTCCTCCAACGCGGCGGAATCGGCCGAGGCCGCACGCAGGGAAGCCCAGAAGGGCTCAGACATCGTTGCCCAGTCCGTGGCTGCCATCAAGCAGGTCTACGAGCAGGCCCACCAGCTCAAGGCCCAGATGACCGCGCTCGGCAAGCAGGCCGACGATATCAACAGAATCCTGGACGTGATCTCCGACATCGCTGACCAGACCAACCTGTTGGCCCTGAACGCGGCCATTGAGGCCGCACGCGCGGGAGAGGCGGGTCGAGGTTTTGCGGTGGTTGCGGACGAGGTACGCAAACTGGCTGAGAAGACCATGAACGCCACCAAGGAGGTGGGCGAGGTCATCGGCTCCATCCAGACCGGCGCCAGAGAGAACATCAAGAGCGTGGAAGCGGCCAGCACATCCATCGACCAAGCCACCGAATTGGCCAACCAGTCGGGTGAGGCACTCACCCACATTGTCGAGCTGGTCGTTAACACATCAGACCAGGTGCGTTCCATTGCCACCGCTGCCGAAGAGCAATCCGCGGCCAGCGAGGAGATCAACCGGGCTGTGGATGATATCCGCCGCGTGACTTCGGAAACCTCTGACGGCATGAACCATTCGGCAAAGGCGGTCTCAGACCTGGCTGTGTTGGCCCAGCAGCTCCAGAAGCTCATCGACGAGATGAACAAAAGCTGA
- a CDS encoding UbiA family prenyltransferase: MNWKKPPAAKGTGSLWNPQWVKERALAYAGFVKIEHSVFALPFAFVGLFLAKRGWPGFGPFLLLTVAMVAVRSYAMGVNRLLDYRYDRVNPRTKGRELVTGEVSITEGWTFVATCAAVFVLACWGMNSLCLALSPVVLVWAGFYSLTKRFTWMCHLALGSVLGLAPVAGWLCVTPEFSLATVLFGLGVTCWVAGFDVFYASQDASFDRSQGLYSMPVRFGVGGALSLAGMLHGGAVLLFALAGWAAALGWGYFGFLMLTGGLLVIEHKLISENDLSRINVAFFTLNGVVAATLFLGVLLDLFWLK; this comes from the coding sequence ATGAACTGGAAGAAGCCTCCGGCGGCCAAAGGGACGGGGTCCCTTTGGAATCCCCAATGGGTGAAGGAACGGGCGTTGGCGTATGCCGGATTCGTGAAGATCGAGCATTCGGTGTTCGCCTTGCCGTTCGCCTTTGTGGGGCTGTTTCTTGCAAAAAGAGGCTGGCCGGGGTTTGGACCGTTTCTCTTGCTAACGGTGGCCATGGTGGCTGTGCGCTCCTACGCAATGGGCGTCAACAGGCTGCTGGATTACCGCTATGACCGGGTGAACCCAAGGACTAAGGGCCGGGAGTTGGTTACCGGCGAGGTGTCCATCACCGAGGGTTGGACATTCGTGGCAACCTGCGCCGCGGTGTTCGTGCTGGCCTGCTGGGGGATGAATTCGCTGTGCTTGGCGCTCTCGCCAGTCGTGCTGGTCTGGGCGGGGTTCTACAGCCTGACCAAGCGATTCACCTGGATGTGCCACTTGGCGCTGGGTTCCGTGCTAGGATTGGCCCCGGTGGCCGGTTGGCTCTGCGTCACGCCCGAGTTCAGCTTGGCCACGGTGCTCTTCGGGCTGGGGGTGACCTGCTGGGTGGCTGGTTTCGATGTGTTCTACGCCAGCCAGGACGCCTCGTTTGACCGTTCCCAGGGTTTGTACTCCATGCCGGTCCGTTTCGGCGTGGGCGGTGCACTAAGCCTGGCCGGCATGCTCCACGGGGGCGCCGTGCTTCTGTTCGCCCTGGCTGGCTGGGCTGCCGCTCTGGGCTGGGGGTATTTCGGTTTCCTGATGCTCACCGGGGGACTGCTCGTCATCGAGCACAAGCTTATTTCGGAAAACGACCTGTCACGCATCAATGTTGCCTTCTTCACCCTCAACGGTGTGGTGGCGGCCACATTGTTCCTGGGCGTCCTGCTGGATCTCTTCTGGCTCAAATAG